The DNA region CACCTTGAAAATACTAGTGCATACGACTAATCATTAAAGTGCTTAAATGTCTTTGACAACCTGCTATCAAATCGTGAAGAGACCACCTGACATCATGAAGTACTAAAATGGGACCTATTTCTATATGATGCCTGTTGATGTTAAGCATTTCTTAACTGAAATGAGGAAGTAAACAATTTCTTAAGAAATAATAGAGTGGGACTGGTTTGGTCAcctgcctcgcagttctcaagggttcaaatcccggccttgcttctgaggagtttgcatgttctccacatgcctgtgtgggttttctcctgaaactccagtttgctcccacagccaaaaaatcagaatcagctttaatggccaagtgtaaAAACAATGAATTTTTCTACGGCAGTCGGCGCTGCcgtggtacgacattcagaacaacatagcaacaagagacatttctgtttataggaactattccttataggACGTGCAAGATGTCAAATCTATATAGATGTGTTAACGTCCCACGtattaagcttgtacagagtgcctttacccgtttgcgGTTCCCGCTATAGAAcagtgcaaagggagcagtttaaagtgacgaatcgtgcggtctatgaaatgtaaaaaaataattacaatatatatattactaatactaataatgattagactagcaggatgtgagtgagtatcCTAACATGGACAAGACAGAAAAATAGAAGGTTTGCTATCAAGAATTTAacgacttaattgccagaggggacaCAACTGAGTGCCTGCtatttttgactttcattgttcTCAAGCACTTTcccaacggaaggagctggaagagctaatggccaggatgtggaggatctgaGGATCCCGGCTGCTCTGGACCaagttcgcgttgcgtgcaagtcctcagtattgggtagcgtggtgccgacaatcctttaagtggttttgattgtccgttgcagtctgagtatgtccttttttgtggtggccacAAATCAGATTGTGATGGAGCTACACActactgattggataactgcTGTGTAGGACTGTCCcaacagctcttgtgacaggccgtgcttcgtcagaagccgcaagaagtacatcctttgctgggcttttttgaggatggagttgatgtttgtctcccactttaGGTCCCCTGAGACTGTAACTCCCAAGAAGTTGAAGGTCTTgcacagtaggttaattgaaaactctaaatttcccataggggtgaatgtgagtgcgaatggttgtttacatgtgctctgcaagtggctggtgaccagttgagggtgtaccccacctctcgcccagtgTCAGCTGCTgtcggctccagcacgcctgcaaccTTAGTGAAGATAAGCAATTCGAAATATGGCTGAATagaaattgattttgttttttatggatttcaaaaaataatcacatttaaactttaaaatgtttgtgaaaAAGCTACATCATGGTGTACTGTATTGACTACATTTTGTGGTGGTCTAATACATTTTTGGATCATTTCATCAATTGGctgaatgaataaatggaaTTTCTATTGTCATATTTACATTCAAGAGAAATGTGTACATAATGTACCTGAACTGtatatcaaaaacaaaacacaagcaaaAGTAACCAAACTGCATAATAAATACAGCCTTTCCTGATGGGACTATAGCAGTTGGttttaaaacagttttaaaaacattaattcttttttttttcgtttaattTAATGATAACTTGTTTAAAATAAATCGTATCATGTAGGTTTCAACTTGGCTTTAATATTAACACATTGCACGCGAGTCCTGCTCTTGTTCAGGGCAAGACACGCCCCACCTCAACGCTATTGGCTCTTGCACAGCAGGAAGGGCGAGGCAACCCAGGTGGAACGAGAAAAGCAAAACCTTTATGAACATTtgcacaaaatcaaaacaatagaTTGTTATTTCTAGGTATAGAGCTGTGGTTAGTTAGTATGAGCTACGATGGGTTAAAGTCAAGGTGAGTGCGGGTTCCGCCCAGTCACACACTTAAAACGAGATCCAACAGCCAATCATTGCAACAGCTTGTTTGCCGCAGCCAGTAATATTGGAGCGGGGCGTGTCCTTCGTAGAACACAAGTTGGAGTCCCGATCAGGCACCCaggaatggtcgccagccatacGCGTTGTCTTCTTCCGCCTGCGTTCACACATCATCCCGCCCCAAAAGAAGACAGAGCCAATCCAAATCCAATATGGGCCCGGAGAACGCAGATAAACGCGCCCGCCCCAAATTCCCAATGTCTCGCTGTTCTGCGACCAAGTACTGGATCCCATCAACGCTTAAATCCCATGTATCCTTATATCTGTCTAATTTGTGAGCCTTTTCCTTCGGATGTACTGTGTTGTTCTCGTGCCGGGAAGCTCACCGCGTAGACATGACGTGCGTCATTTGTCTCGTCCTGACCGAATAACATTGCGGGAATGGTACCACACCGTCTTCTTGCATTTTGGCGTTGATGAGAGCCATTTGCATCCATGATGCGAGTTAAGTGTGGCGCCGTCTTTACGGTTATCGCAAATTATCGATTGTGTTCAATGTAGGGCTCCAGTCATGATAAAACACGTCCGTCGGTTCCCTTGGGTCACAAACGTTACGTTGTACGGTTGCCTGTTCGCGGGAGGGGACTTTGTTCACCAGTGGTTTTCTCAACGGGACCGAATGGACTGGAGCCACACGCGGAACGTCGCCGTGGTCGCGTTCAGTTTCCATGGCAACTTCAATTTCTTCTGGATGCGCTTTCTGGAGCGCAGATTCCCGGGGAATTCCGCCGCGATGGTGCTGAGGAAGCTGGTCCTGGATCAGACCGCTGCCGCTCCCTTGGCCACCAGCGTCTTCTACACGGGTCAGTTAATGGTTAACTTGGAAATTTACTGGACCGCTTGCAACACGATTCCAATCTCGAGTTGCACCGTGGAGCGTAAAGGTCAAAGATTGTTCTTTGAGTTCACATGTTGTGGAAAAACGTCAAATTATCCGAACAGAATAAGATTTACGGGAGGGGTAAAAAACGAGAACTATGACAAAGTTGTGATATGGGAAAAAGCATTACTGTAACATAGCACAAGAATAATACTAGGAAAATGATTATATATTCTGCTGTATATTATGTGTGCACCATTAAAGCGCTAAATACTTTGTAAAACAACTCATTAATAGTTGTAATAGTAAGGCCCATATTTCATTTGTTAGTCTAATTGTGAGATATCTCTTGTGTTTTGGCAGGTGTCAGTTTTTTGGAGGGCAAAGATGATATCATGGAAGACTGGAGAGACAAATTCTTTAACACCTACAAGGTGAGTACAGCAAAGACACAAGAAGTAGAAAGACGTACTGCTGGTGGACGTGGGAAAGTTCAGAATCCAAGTGCACATCATGCATCACACGTTTTAATATTCTTAACTGCCATGCATGTCCAACCCAGCATTTAAACAAAAACTTGTGTATTTAGTAGTAACTGATGtcaatgtgaatgttttcacgTTAGTCAAGTAATTGTCAGTACACAGGAGCCACTGACACATTTTTCCAGCTTTCTATTTTGGGTGGGTGCATTTCTGTACTGGTactaacacaaacacacatacaacaaAGTAAAACACACTTTTGTGTTCATGCTTGACGTTCATACACTTAAAATAGTCCCACTGTACTataattacaataatatttAATTGCTTTAATTTGAATTGGAAGCAGCATGATGGACAAAAGCTTGGcaggtctgcctcacagttctgaggacccaggttgaaatctggcctcgcctgtgtgagaTTGGTATGTTCCGGCTGGGAccacgtgggtttcctcccacacccctaAAACAAGCACGGCGGGTTCACTGAAGGTTCTTAATTGCCCGTaggcgtgaatggttgtttgtctatatgtgctccgtgattggctggtgaccagttcaggctgtatcgTGCCTCTCTCCcagaatcagctgggataggctccagcatgaccCGAGTGAAGATAAATGTAAGATGTGtgaatgaaataatttcaatttgttGAGAAATTGCTTTATTTTAAGACTCTTATGTAACTCCACTTTATGTTACTGGTAATTCTCAAGGATATCTCATTGTTAATTCTTCTCACTGATTATACTGGTTATACATCCATGTATCAactagttaatgaatgaagaaaatgggagagaaggtcgagaagaagaggcaagcatgaatgaccggaatgtggcaatgattagtaagggtgaagttagaaaggcactgaacagaatgaaaaatggaaagacagttggtcccgatgacataccagtggaggtatggaagcaatttggagaggtggctgtggagtttttgaccaacttatttaatagaatactagcgggagagaagatgccagaagaatgaaggaaaagtgtgctagtccccatttttaagaacaaaggcgatgttcagaccTGTGGAAACTACAGGAGAATAAAGACGACgagccacagaatgaagttatgggaaagagtagtggaggctagactaagGACGGAAGTAAGGTTAGATAGAGCAggcttcaatggtttggacatgttcttaggcgagagagtgagtacattggtagaagggtgctgaggatggcgctgccaggcaaaagagcgagtggaagaccaaagaaaaggttgatggatttgctgagggaggacatgaggccagtgggtgttagagaggaggatgcacgagacaggctgagatggaaaaagatgacacgctgctgcgacccgtaacgggacaagccgaaagaaaaagaagaagatcaaagTTTCAACTAAAAAATTGAAAGCTTATTTATTGTTCTCCCTGCGCATAGAGAGCTAATGCAATTTCATTTCTCTTTTCAGACTGGGCTAATGTTCTGGCCCTTCATGCAGGTAAATATTAAATGTCCTATTCAAGGAACAGAATCAGACTCTTCACCATTAGCTGCAATACATGATTAGAAAAGTAAATGCTGTACAGTTTAAGAACTGTGAACTTTTACCTCTTATTTCTGCCCGATTGATATTAAAATGTGCACAGTCACAGTGCTTGACTAGCGCATCCTGAAGTTGTTCCAATATTTATCCAGTGACACAAAATCCAACTAAGTCTATTTTTAAAGTACAAAATTGTACAGCAAaagcctcacttttttttctttttttaactaaaatgtCTACCTGGGATGCGTGATGACACTCCAGTcgaaaaatgtgtttgtctcccacagtttataaactttgccttggTCCCTCCGTACGTTCGGACCACCTTCAGCGGCTGTTGTGCCTTCATCTGGGCCACCTTCTTGTGTTTTTCGCGTCAGAGTGGCGACGGCACCGCCGGTGCTGCCCTCGCCTGGATGTTCCCCTCCAAGGAGCATGGAAACGAGAAGACAGACGAGGTGAAAAGCAAAGTACTTGCTTCTCAAGATGGAGTGGTAAATCCTTCGTCCAAACATAAATGAATtatacagaagaagaaaaagaagaagaagaaagtgagAGCCATGGAGGTTCATGAGTCACTCAGGGGTAAATGTTGGTCACATTTTGTCAGGGTCATCGTGATTTATAAGCTTAAAATCTGCAGCAGTATAAGGCACAACTGGAAAgtgataaatgaataaacatcATGGTGTCAATAGAGTAGCATTCATATTCCAGCTTCTGCATTGTATCTGATACactggtgtacctaatgttgtggccagtaAGTGGACAGTTAGAAGGTGCTTCTCAGTCAGTACTGCTTTCAGGACAGGAACCGTTTGTTACTCATGTATTGTCTTCCAGAGCACACTTAACACTCACCTTTGAGCTCATATCAGGTCCGTGAGGATTGTCAGTCTcatccaggtttttttttttttccccaaggaaGTTCGAATCAAGGCCGAGGTCAACTTGGTTGGTGATACTTGAAGACGTTTCACAATCCGCTCATTCAATCCGTTTATTGTGAGTGGCTGGAATATATAATATAACGTAAATTGGGATGGAAAATACAGACGTATGCACCAAGGGGAGAATATGGCCCATATTGAATGTGTAACTGGTGGTAGCTAGACTTCTCAACTCCAAGGGAGCCCGCAAAACAAGTTCTTTACATGAGCTTATATAGGCGGTCACTAAGGAAACATGAATTTGTTGAGCCACGGAAAATGAAAACTTGGAAAGGTGAAAGTGTGTTGAAATAGTCGGTGCTTATATTAGTGCATTAGTGGTACTGCTGACACAATAGGATCATTTGTGATATTTCCTCATTACAAACAGACGTTATTGAGGCTGCTTGAAAACAATAATTCACTGAGCGACGACAGTATATATTGGTACAAAAAGCCTACAGATGcctgttcaaatgccacatttttgtgaaataaaaattatttcaaaatgttttcgaCCATTCATCTGACCTATAATCTCCACAACTAAATTGGAAACAAAACTTAAATATTTTACAGCGGGAAAGTAAAAAGACAGCGTGGGTGCTCGTGTGTTCTAACCATCTTATAatttaaccaatcacatttaaactcatgttaaatcagagtcagcgcacacctgctgCCATGGAACACGCGTCTGAttaacccaaaataaaaatgctgttCTAGtagtccatccatcatccaaggcacttatcctcacaagggtcacaggagagctggaacctatcccagctagctttgggagAAATGTGGACTACttcctgaactggtcaacagtcagtcacagggcacatatcgacatgaccactgagcgggaatcgatcccatgaaagtcaggcgtgtgtaccactacaccgttCGTGTTTTAGTAGTGTTTTTCTGTCATATTTGTAGTCGCACCATACAGCGCAGGGCAACGTGCTACACCCGCAGAGACCCTCCACAGCATCGGAGGTACCTCATTGTTCAAAGGTATCAGTCAGGAGAATTCATACAAAAGAATTTGCAagtcatgaaatataaatatttaaatttttgtggATGGGAAACATTTAAATGCAGCACAGTAACagaactggtaaagcgttggcctcacagttctgagatcacaggttcaatcccggacccgcctgtgtggagtttgcatgttcttcccgtgcctgtgtgggttttctccgggcactccgatttcctcccatattccaaaaacatgcaacattaattggacactctaaattgcccgtaggtctgattgtgagtgcgactgttgtctgtctccatgtggccttcgattggctggctaccagttcagggtgtatcctgcctcttgcccgttgacagctgggataggctccagcactccccatgaccctcgtgaggataggcggtgaaTATATCGTACAACTCAACACGGTGAAGGCAATCATTATCCAGTGGTGAAAATACAGCGAGACAGTAACATTGTCAAGAACTCGACGTCCCTCCAAAAATGCTGAAAAGTTGAGAAGGAAACTGATTAGGGAGGCTACCAAAAGcatgatggcaaaaaaaaaagaaaataataataatcagtacGTTGTAGTGATTATGTGCCACATTAATGGTAGATGACAAAAGCCTGGCATTTGAGCAGGGATATGAAGACTTTTTGTATCCATTGTTTTTGATTTgaaggatgtttacattcattCACAACCGGGTACAATCATGTAGGCAtcgtgtgtgtgtacactatATATAGTTTTTTCTCATCTTACCATACTTGAATTTGTCAAAACCATACTTTTTGTGATATGTGAACGTAAAAATATCGTCTTTGCACCATCTCCTCACTTCCTGCACATTAATTCATTGAACATGCCTCCATATTGGTTTCATCGCATGCTGTTAGTTTGACATTGAGACAtctttatttgtacaaaaactACTCACAACTCTTAGTATATGCAAACAGCAacctctgttttgttttttgttttgttttttaattttgaggCAAGAGCCACTGCACTCGGGGGTTTAGTCTGATATCACTGGAAGTATACTTGTGTGATTGTTTTGGTTTGCCATGAAGGAACACCTATAATGATACTGTTGATTGATGATTGTGTTGTTACTTTTATTAATGAATTCATCTTGAGACAGAACCTTTCAACGGCACTGGAATTTCAATTTTTGAAAGTACTTGCAGCATTGGTTTTGATGCGACAAAGAATTTTTATCATGTAATGTGGTCTTTTATCAGATTTGACACTATCCAACTTATTGTGACTGTGATACAGAAATCATATATATTAATAAATACATATGAACGTTCCATACATTATCGTGTTTTTATGTTGACCATTGTAAAAAAGCACTTTTAACATGCTATTCCCTATGCAGTGTCAGCCTTCTCTGATCACTGTTTAATTCATTTTACATCAACAGACAGGGTGGAATGGTGACACAACTGGCtagattgttggcctcacagttttgaggaccggggttcaaatcccgggcctacctgtgtggagtctccccgtgcctgcgtgggttttctctgggcagtccggtttcctcccacatcccaaaaacatgcattgattggtgGGATTGTGAGGGCGAGTGTTtgtcttgtctccatgtgccctgcgattggttggcaaccagcttatggtgtacactgcctccagcccgatgacagctggcatacgctccagcactcccacaaacctcgtgagggtaagtggctgggaaaattgatggatggatcaatatgCAGGCACAAACTGAACATGTGAAGCCTTATTTGAAGTAAGTGAAGTTGACAAGAAGCATAGCTGGACCTTCAAGACTGTTTAGACTCCACAGATTGGAGTGTCTGAAACTTCAACTGGCAACTTGGATGAATACACAGACAGTATTACAGCCTACACCAGTTTCCGTGAAAACGTGTGTACCAACGTAAGCTGTGGTTCAACTGGCAAACCTCACCACCTCTCCCAGGCTAAAGAAGACGTCTAATGGAGTGGGGGGAGAGCCGTGTACAATCAGGCCAGGGAACATTGACAAATGTTCACAAACAGGATGtaaaacatgtctttaaacaacaaaatggaaGGCCAAGACAGCGTGTCCCCCTCCTGCTTGAAAGTCTATAAAGGTCAGCTCACCGTGGCTTTCACACAGATCAACAGATCTTTGGAACACCATCCCAATACACAAGAAACCTGTACTGTGTGAACTAAGTAACTACAAGACTGTTCCTCTGATGTCTGTGGTCATGCAGTCCTTTCGGTGCCTTGTGCTAGACCGCCCGTTGTGTGCCTACTCAGAAAATACATCTGTGGATGAAGCGCTCAACACgggactgcacttcatcctggACCACCTTGACGACACCGGAAGTGGGATACCCACTAAAAGGCCATCTTCATAAAGGGCCAGCAGAGGATGTAGCTCCTGCagtttctgaggaagcacagcctgccacAGGACCTGCTGAGGCAGCGTATCCAGTTCTGTTGTCATCCATCACCGTTTGCTTTGTTTCTGCCACAAAAAGGGACACATGCTGACTGCAACGGACAGTGAAgcataaataactaaataaataactatATATATAGTTGCACACCACCAGAAATATAATAAAATCCTCACGGACCTTcaacatcctggtcaccaccacCTATTATAGCTCTTTTCCTCAGGGAGGCACTAGAACCAGCAAACATCTTTAATAGTTAATTTCATTGCAAAATGCTCCCCAATTTTGCAAACTGCTGTTGGGACACCTCGTACGTCGTACCTCGTAcgctcacttaaaaaaaaaaaaaattaaggtgcACTATTTGCATACTGTTGTTTATTACTACTGTACCAGATCTTTGCACTATTAGTCACTTTTAAAATATCTAAAAGGCTTGAGGACTGGATCATTTGCAAAATTGCCATTATCTCAATATTGCCACAATCGTGGTACACTTTCATTGCTcaatgcccccccccatcctATATGTATATTTTGCTATAGTTGTTTGTTGTTATACTAGGGTGAGTTCAActactgaagacattttttgtgtgtcttgcaACATATTTGGTCAATAAATCATAAAGGTATTCTGCATTAATATATAATCCAGAACGTGGACTCTTGAATCAACAAAGCAAAGTTTTCGAATGACGAACAGGGAGAAAATCTAATTTGAAAGGAGAGCTGCCACTACGAACATTACCCCAGCATATTCAATGAGTGTAATGtgcagttatttttaaaagtctTCTCACCCCGCTTCTCATGTCCTCGTCAGCTCTGCGCATGCGCCCCACATCCCCTCCATCCGCACGTCGAGGGATCGAGGAGACCGGAGAAAGATGCTCGGCGTCTCAGGCTCAGCCGGCTGAAAACTCAGCATTTGGCGGCATTTTGCTAGCGGAAGACGTGCACATCTGGGATCAGGCCGCTTTGTGGGCGAACATGGAAATGAAGAAGTCTTTTTCAGACGCGGAGCGCGCACTAAGGAACTACGGCGCCGTGTCGCAAACGGCGTGGACGACGGACAAAGGTGAGCGGCGTTTCGGGGAAATCCACAAGCGTGCTGTCGGTCGACGTGCATCCGCGCTGAGTTCAAGTCAGAGCTGTTGCTGTTCGAAGACAGCGACGCTGTTTTGCTATTCAAGGTTGCAGTGAATGTGCGTGCCCGATTTAAGGCCCTTTGCACATTCGTTCGCCTGCATGCGTTCATGCGCAATTCGGGACGTtccaaatgtacagtatttgctgaATCATATTATATTTCTCTGCATTTCACATTTGAAGAATAGCCGACTTAGcacatttcaaaactaaatctttgcattgtttaaaaatatattgcaaTTGTTCAAAAGCCCCAAAAGGGTATATAGTTGACAGTTTCACATCAATTAGTCAAAACAAAGTTGTATTTTGGGAGTatgggagggcgggggggggggggtgcgcgggGGATACTGTACAATAGCGATATTTTCTGTATGTGTGCTTGCAGCTTAATGTCAAGTCTGGTTTACAAATAATATTAGATATGCATGCTCACAGCGcttaaattgtttttatccaACAGACAGCAAACAATTTTGCTTTGTCTGCATTGTGTGCTGACTCTACATTGTATTCAACACACATTGCAGACAATtctcacttaaaaaaataaaatgaaatgatgaaataacACATTTGTACGTATAAATAATGATTGTACATTAATGAAATGATCTCAGATCTTataggcttaaaaaaaaagaggatgctgGTTATTTTCTATGAAAGATTTCCACTGCATACCATCTTGTTTTATTACTAAACCTGAATGAGTGACGCACGTGATGA from Syngnathoides biaculeatus isolate LvHL_M chromosome 9, ASM1980259v1, whole genome shotgun sequence includes:
- the LOC133506503 gene encoding mpv17-like protein isoform X3 yields the protein MIKHVRRFPWVTNVTLYGCLFAGGDFVHQWFSQRDRMDWSHTRNVAVVAFSFHGNFNFFWMRFLERRFPGNSAAMVLRKLVLDQTAAAPLATSVFYTGVSFLEGKDDIMEDWRDKFFNTYKTGLMFWPFMQFINFALVPPYVRTTFSGCCAFIWATFLCFSRQSGDGTAGAALAWMFPSKEHGNEKTDEEVRIKAEVNLVGDT
- the LOC133506503 gene encoding mpv17-like protein isoform X2, producing MIKHVRRFPWVTNVTLYGCLFAGGDFVHQWFSQRDRMDWSHTRNVAVVAFSFHGNFNFFWMRFLERRFPGNSAAMVLRKLVLDQTAAAPLATSVFYTGVSFLEGKDDIMEDWRDKFFNTYKTGLMFWPFMQFINFALVPPYVRTTFSGCCAFIWATFLCFSRQSGDGTAGAALAWMFPSKEHGNEKTDEVKSKVLASQDGVVNPSSKHK